The DNA region GGATCTTGGACTGTTTACTTTTGTCTTTGCTTAATTTTTAGAGTTTTTTTGAGGATCCTTGatgttttaaaaaatattgcACATGCAAGTTTCTTTAAGTATAGGTTGATTTTGAGTCACACATCAGTGAGGATGATTTTATTTGCTCCGTTATATGATCTTGGACAATCTCTTAGCTGGCAACAATATTTGTGACAAAGTCATAAAACGCATTCGAGTCTGGTTAAAGTTGTGTAGTCACCTTATGACTGAACTAAACATCTTTTATCCACATTCAAAGGGGTAAATAAATGGGAAacgggtcaaaaatacccctctactttaacAAAGGACTAAAAATATCATCCGTTACGAATTTGGATAAAAAATACTCTTAGCAAAGTGTTCAAAAATACCCTTAAAACTAACCGAGTGCCACTGTAGCATGTTGACATGGCAACTGACCAGTCAAAACTGAACATGTGGCATTTGGACCAAAATTATAATATGAATAAACTAAACATGTTGACATGCCACAGTGGCACTCTGTTGGTTTTaggggtattttttacccaaTTTCGCAACGAAAGACATTTTTAACCTTTTCCCAAAATAGAAGGgtattttgaccctttttcctaTATAAATAATTGTATCAATCACTTTACCGTAAAGAACCATGCTAACGTGAGATGCTTTATGCACCGAAATGCCTTTTTTTTTATAACTTCACCAAACATAGGGAAGTACAAACCGAAGAGTTCAAGCCAGAAAATGGATCTAGTTAATGGGATGGATTTACGTAATACATCTTTCTTAGAATTGAAAGAAAAAGATTGACTCCTAGTATTGCAAACTTACGTGAAAATACAGAATTTTTTTGAATTCCAATATTCTGGACTAAAGTGTAATACTTTTTCCATTGCAGATTACCATATGGACGATTTTATATGCATGCAGTACTTACTCATCGCTGCTCCTCTAAAAACACCAAAGTATTTCATACAAGTTGGACAATCATTTACTCAAGCCACACATAGAGATTACGAAACAGCCATAGTGCCATTTTCAGCAATGGGTTTAGAACCGCCACCATGCTTCTTACAGCCATAGTGCCATTTTCAGCCATAAGGATTCATAAGACTATTGCGTACTAACAGCTTATGATATCATAATGAAACACACGTATGATTACATTGCACGCACATTGACGAACCACCGGGCAGCCTGCTCCGACGCTACAAGCAAAGGCGGCAGGTAATACTTTCCACCAGCCCTGGAGCATATAAACTAACATAAACTTAAGACTGAGTGTTGTAATCGCGGCTCAAACCTGGAATCTCCACTCCTATATCTCAATCACTCAATCGTCCCCTTCAGATCACATTTATGattgtttttctttttcccaCTTCCTTTATTGTTAACGAAAAGGTTACCAATCCAGTTACAGTTACAGACAATGCGACATCTTGGATCCAAATCTATACCAAAACACTCAAACAATCAAGAACTATACTATACCGAGTATAAGCTGACGTTCAGCATTTGTGCAACGTTTGCTACTATACTATCAACAATATCAACTAACACACTTTCGCATTCACCAAGGAATAAAGTTTAAACTTCTGTTCATGTGCGTGTCTGGTTGTTTTTTATCTAAATGAAAAGCTTGATTTTTCAACTTATGTCCTGCAGCTAAATAGTTCTAATTCTAAATGCATAACTTAAAGAGTAAAAAACTAGCATAAAGAAGCTGAGAAATATAAAACAGACCAAACAAAGCCTAGTACGCTTCACGTAAGTATCCTTTGGCTACTAAGAgactgtttggattggcttataacttatagcttataagccaaaagccaTAAGTTAAAACATAAGttgttattttggcttaaaaacaagtgcttaaaagcacttctttattttatccaaacactacaaaagtgcttaaaagctattttaccttaaagcacctaaaataagccaatccaagaCGCATTGCCCATTATTAAGTCATATAAATTCCACAACATATATTTCAATTAGATAAAGCTCCAGCATCAATCAATAGGATCAGGCAGCAGTTCACAAACAAACCAAAACAAACACTACCTAATATATAATCATCAAAATCCCAAAAATCAACACAAGCTAATCCATTATTACTCCATAATTAAAGATCAAAGCAGTACAAGAGAAACCCAAATCACTAAAATATCCCATACCATATAAATACCAACAAAAAGTATCCCATACCTTATCAATACCAGCAAAAGTATCCGATCCTATGGATAACCCAAAACCCGATCCAATCTCCAAACAAATCATTCAATTCAATCTTGAGCCTTCAATTTCTCCACGCGCTTATTCAACATCTCAACTTTAACAACTAATCCAGTAACAGAATACAACAGCCAGTAAAAAACAACCGCAAACGCGATTAAAAGCGCGTTACGTTGAGACTTCATAATTGATTTTTATGACGTTAGTATTCAGATGGGGAACAAGATTCGGATGATTCACAAATGGGTCGGGTCTCGTATTTCCAGTAAATATCCATTAATAAAAAGAGGCAAAAAGGTATGATTGAGAGGAATGGTTTGAGGAGATTTCGGGTCAAGGCGATTAGACCTTTACGAAGCGGGTCAAGACCCGGAAAGTGTTAGGAGAAGGAGCATGTTATGTGCTATGTAAGCATAGGTAACCCTTAGGAGTTCTGTTAGCATAGTTAAACCCTTTTCTACACCTTGAGACCTCACTCTAACCCCTAGCAAGTCGTGATTACTCTAGCGGTTCGTATAATGCTACAGATAGTGGATTCTCAAAGTGAAGAGGTTGCTGGTATGAAGAACAATGTGAAGGTCTCTGTGGGGAGGGCTAATGAAGTTGAGCTGTAAATGGTGAGAGGAAAAAATATTAATTGGATAAATAATACAAAGGAAATTCAACAAACCGGAGAGGTGAAGCAAGCTAGTCGGAAAGAAAGTTAAGCTAGGTGAGACTGTGGGGCGGGCAAGGATATGTATGGGAATGATTCAGCCCCATTCCCATCTTAAAAAAAGGAAGTAATGAGGCTGTTAACTTTCTTGTTAATTTGGTCAACTCCTCCAAAAAAAGAGCAAACTAGCTTGATATGGAAAACACACTTGTTAATATGTTATGCACATCAAGAGAGCAGTTAAATCTAGAAGTAAATTATTACTTAATACTAAATATCAGACAGCATCAAGCCCAATTGCAAGTCAAGCACCAGCAATACCAAAGAGAACAAGGTTCACCATAACAGGAAACTAGTTAAAGGCATGGTTTTCACCAAGGGGTTCATCATCTACTAGCCatctatacataaaaaaaaataaaaaaaattggcctTATACAGGTGATTTCCCGGGAAAAGCGGTACGGATGAACCCCTTCCGCTAGCTCCGCCACTGGTTAAATTTGTCGACATACAGGTCAAGTAAAGACTCGCAGAGAAAAATCAGATATGCCAAATAACAACCACGAGTACAGGTATGAGGTAATCATGCCCACCTCATCACTCAAAAAGAAAGTTTCTTTTATCAGTCAtttttattaaaggaaacagttAAAAGTACACAAGAGACTCATCACTCAAAAAGACAGTTGATGAGCCATAAGATATTTCAAGTCTTTTAAGTACAACAACTTACGATATCATTCAAAGAAAGACACGAATGATTATTTAACAAAAAATTGGATGACAGCAGTAACTCGACTAACTTGCACGCACATCGACTAACCACCGGGTAGCCTGCTATAACACCAAAAGCACAGGTGACAGGTAATCCAATCCACCAAGCCTGGAGCATATAAACTCACACACAAACTTAAGTGTTGTGCCTGGGAGTCAAACCTGGGATCTCAAACTCCCATATTTCAATCACACAATCCAGTAACAGTTACAGATAATTCAACATCTTGGAACCAAATATCTACCAAAACACAGAGCAATCAAGAATTATACCAAGAGTATAAGACATTCAGCACTTCTGCAACATGTGCTACTACCTATACTATCAACAACATTGACCAAGAAGTAAAGTTTAAACTTTTATTCATGTGTATGTCAGTTTTTTCCTTTTAGAATCTTTTTATCTAACTCAACTTATTCAGCAAAGATATCAAAAACTTGATTCATCAGCTTACATCCTGCAGCTCAATAGCTCTAAGGGGTCGTTTAAGTATTAGTAATGCATTAGTTATTCCAGCTTCTACCATGCATAAACCAATACATAAATtaactcataacttatacatttTTTAGTTATGCGAGATTGTAAATTGTTAACCAAACCACAGTACTTGGTGTGTCGAATTTTATACATAGCAGCTAAAATTCTACCAAAAATATGACACTAGTTAGGCAggttctaatacatgaataatccacttcctaaccagcaaccaaatgGCCCCTACATTCATAACTTAAACAGTGAAAAACTAGCATATATTTCAATTAGATAAAGCTCGAGCATCAATCAACAGGATCATACAGCAACTAacaaacaaatcaaaacaaacaCTACCTAATATAATTATCAAAATCCGAAAAATCAACACAAGCTAACCCATTGAGCAGTTCACCAAGTCAAGAGAAACCCAATTCACTAACTATCCCATACCATATAAATAGCAGCAAAGAGTGGCCGATCCAATCAGAAAACCAACACAAAAATCgggaaattttaaaaaatatacagcccataaaatattacgccacgtagccatattttcagtttatacaacattatacctggGGGGAAAGCAtcatacataatgtatcaaccttgtataatagtgcctaagaggtgtttatacacaaatatgagctaaaacgagtaacaaactcaaaatatgggctacatggcgtaaatattttctcccaATAGACATATAGcgtaatttttaaaaaattatacctGGGGAAAAGCAtcatacataatgtatcaaccttgtataatagtgtataagaggtgtctatacacaaatatgggctaaaacgagtaacaaactcaaaatatgggctacatggcgtaaatattttctcccaATAGACATATAGcgtaattttgaaaaaattatatCTGGGGAAAAGCAtcatacataatgtatcaaccttgtataatagTATATAAGAGGTGTctatacacaaatatgggctaaaacgagtaacaaactcaaaatatgggctacgtggagtaaatattttctcccagtAGACATATAGCGTAATTTAAAAAAAACGACGAAAACCCGATCCAATAACAAAACGACGAAAACCCGATCCAATAACAAAACGGATCATTCAGTTCAATCAACAAGATCATGTATCAGTTTacaaacaaaattaaaaaaaaaaaaaacactacctAATATAATTATCAAAATCAACAAAAATCAAAACAATTCGTATAACATTATTACTATTAATTAAAGATCAAAGCAGTACCATATAAATCCGATCCGACCCGGAAACCCGAAACCCGATCCAATAGCAAAATGGATCATTCAGTTCATTCAACAAAACAGGATAATGCATCAGTTTACAAACAAAATCAACATAAACACTACTTAATACAATTATCAAAAGTCTTATTACATATAAATAGAAGCAAAAAGTATCCGATCCGATTGGAAAACCCGAAACCCGACCCGAAATCCGATCCAAATTACTGAGCCTTCAATTTCTCCACGCGCTTATTCAACGTCTCAACTTTAACAACTAATCCAGTAACAGAATACAACAGCCAGTAAAAAACAACAGCACACGCGATTAAAAGCGCGTTGCGTTGAGATTTCATAATTGATTTTTGATGACGTAGGTATTCAGATGGGGAACAAGATTCGGATGATTCACAAACGGGTCGGGTCTCGTATTTCCAGTAGATATCCATTAATAAAAAGAGACAAAAGGGTATGATTGAAAGGAATGGTTTGAGGAGATTTCGGGTCACGGTGATTAGACCTTTACGAAGCGGGTCAAGACCCGGAAGTGTTAAGAGAAGGATCATGATTGCTTCTGCACCTGCAGCGTAGCTGAGT from Lycium barbarum isolate Lr01 chromosome 10, ASM1917538v2, whole genome shotgun sequence includes:
- the LOC132614617 gene encoding uncharacterized protein LOC132614617 gives rise to the protein MALEWVVLSYAAGAEAIMILLLTLPGLDPLRKGLITVTRNLLKPFLSIIPFCLFLLMDIYWKYETRPVCESSESCSPSEYLRHQKSIMKSQRNALLIACAVVFYWLLYSVTGLVVKVETLNKRVEKLKAQ